Within Streptomyces albofaciens JCM 4342, the genomic segment GGTGCTGGCCGCCGTACCCGCCCTGGCCGGCGGCCTCGTACGGCTGGAGAACCTCGTCGGCCGGGCGGTGCTGCACGTCAGCCGGTCCGAGGAACTCCAGCGGAGGGTCGAGGACCTGACCACGAGCCGGGCCGGCGCGGTCGACGCCGCCGACGCCGAACGCCGCCGCATCGAACGCGATCTGCACGACGGCGCGCAGCAGCGGCTCGTCGCGCTCGCGCTGAACCTGGGCCTGGCCAAGGCCACGCTCAAGGACCTGCCGCCCGAGGCGCGGCAGGTCATCGACGAGGCGCACCGGGATGCCAAGGAGGCCATCGAGGAGCTGAACAGCCTGGTGCGCGGGCTGCACCCGGCCGTGCTGGACGAACTCGGCCTGGACGCCGCCCTGTCGGGCCTCGCGGCACGGGCGCCGCTGCCGGTGCGCCTGTGGACGGACCTGCCGGAGCGGGCCGCGCCGGCGGTCGAGGCGGTCGCCTACTTCGTCGTCTCCGAAGCGCTCAACAACGTGGCCAAGCACGCGGACGCGACCCGGGCCGAGGTGACGGTGACCCGGCTGGGGGAGATACTCCGGGTGGTCGTCTCCGACGACGGAGTGGGCGGTGCCGATCCGTCCGGGGGGAGCGGTGTGAAGGGGCTCGCCCAGCGCGTGCGCTCCGTGGACGGGGCGTTCCGGATGAGCAGCCCCGTCGGGGGCCCGACCACCATGACCGTGGAGTTGCCGTGCACGACCTGACACCCGCCGTACGCCGCGCCGTGATCGCCGAGGACTCCGTCCTGCTGCGGGTCGGCCTGGTGAAGGTGCTGGAGACGGCCGGGTTCGAGGTGGCCGCCGAGGTGGGGGACGCGCAGGCGCTGCTGACGGCGATGGCGGAGCACCGTCCCGACCTCGCGGTGGTGGACGTACGGATGCCGCCCGGCTTCACGGACGAGGGGGTGCGCGCGGCGCTGGAGATCCGGGAGCGGTGGCCGGACACCGCCGTACTGATGCTGTCCCAGTACGTGGAGGAACGGTACGCCGCCCACCTCCTTGCCTCGAACACCAGCGGTATCGGCTATCTGCTGAAGCAGCGCGTCGCCGATGTCGAGGAGTTCATCGAGGCGCTGCGCCGGGTCGCGGACGGTGGCACGGCACTGGACCCGCAGGTGGTGGCCCAGCTGCTGGTACGGCGGCGGAGCGATCCGCTGGAGCGGCTGACCGAACGCGAACGGGAGGTCCTGGCGCTGATGGCCGAGGGCCGTTCCAACGCGGGCATCGCCGGGGCCCTGGTGGTGAGCGAGTCCGCGGTGGCGAAGCACATCAACAACATCCTGGCGAAGCTGGATCTGCCGAAGGCGGACGCGGATCATCGGCGGGTGCTGGCGGTGTTGCGGTTCTTGGGGGTGTGAGGGGCGGCGTCCCTACTCGTCCTCGTCGTCGCGGAGGGCGTCGAGGAAGTCCGCCGTATCGAGCTGACAATCGAAGGGGGCGGGAATGTGCAGTGTCTCGCCGAACGCGACGGTGTCGCGTTTGACGTAACCCTCCTCGCTCGGCTCCCAGAACACACTGGCCATCTCGTCCAGCATGTCCAGCAGCAGATACACCGGCACCCCGGATGTCCCGTACACCCGGAGCTTGTCCTTCCAGTCCTGGTCACGCGTCGAGGGGGAGGTCAGTTCGACGGCCAGCGAAAGCGCCTCGCGATCGAGGAAATGCCCCCGCCGCCTTCCC encodes:
- a CDS encoding response regulator, whose protein sequence is MIAEDSVLLRVGLVKVLETAGFEVAAEVGDAQALLTAMAEHRPDLAVVDVRMPPGFTDEGVRAALEIRERWPDTAVLMLSQYVEERYAAHLLASNTSGIGYLLKQRVADVEEFIEALRRVADGGTALDPQVVAQLLVRRRSDPLERLTEREREVLALMAEGRSNAGIAGALVVSESAVAKHINNILAKLDLPKADADHRRVLAVLRFLGV
- a CDS encoding sensor histidine kinase, encoding MTLPPRLRRALVRVRRDLLFLAAGVPLHGIPPLLFCWACLHLADILGPGTTWGTLGLPIPVTLLVIAAYGLTEAQRWRFRALCGVDLPRLRFRESKRQWAYNCLIGPLFGLLEALLLAVLAAALTAATSLLWVEALGWEWRVNHFGAWTRAGYATAAGLLVLAAVPALAGGLVRLENLVGRAVLHVSRSEELQRRVEDLTTSRAGAVDAADAERRRIERDLHDGAQQRLVALALNLGLAKATLKDLPPEARQVIDEAHRDAKEAIEELNSLVRGLHPAVLDELGLDAALSGLAARAPLPVRLWTDLPERAAPAVEAVAYFVVSEALNNVAKHADATRAEVTVTRLGEILRVVVSDDGVGGADPSGGSGVKGLAQRVRSVDGAFRMSSPVGGPTTMTVELPCTT